The sequence below is a genomic window from Echeneis naucrates chromosome 13, fEcheNa1.1, whole genome shotgun sequence.
TCTTGTGTCAAacgtgttgttgttttgtcatgCTCTGGTTAGTAAGTTTATATTGAATTGATCTTGGCTAACATTAGCTATTGCTATCAATAACGATTGCTAGCTAgctaaccacacacacacacacactggtactAACGTTGCAGAAAATCGAGCAGTGTAGGTaggattttatttgtaatgaagTATTTTTACATGTGGCATCGATACCTTTGCTTAGGTAATCTGAGTACTTGGGGTCACAGAATCTGCTGGTTGACCAAATTCACTGTAACATCggcctgttttcttttctggatAATTTGCCATGAGAATCACTGCAGGCTGAATGTATCTTGATATgagatatattatatattatatatagatatattatgACATATGACTTTTATATAGTTTTAATTGACAATGAGAGTTTGGGAGATGTATGATTTCATATAACTATTCACACCTTTTTCTGTgatatacataaaaaataccAACACcaaaaaatctgatttcttccttttttctttgattcctGTTTGAGGATGTTCTGCTCCACTACTTACAGAAAAAGTTCATAAGCAAAAATCAATTTTGTTGATtgagtggaaataaaataatttagacCCAATAACATGAACAGAGTAACATTAACTGGAGGTACAGAGTGGCCGAACATCACTGATATTGTAATTCTGGAGATAAacaccttttttctttataaCCACCATTAAGTCCAAGGTTGATGAACACTTAAACACAGACTATGACTATAATTTAGTTAAATAGCAGACACAGCTACCGACTGTGATTTATCCAATGTTATTTCCTTTATACAACCCAAAGGAGACATATTTTttcagtgcatgaaagaaaacttcatctctgaggccataaatgagaggacTCAAGAATTTTGGtacaagataaaataatatatagttGAAATATCTCacatgataaaacacaacaacatcaatcTGAAGCAATGCAGCTTCTATGAACGaacaccacagctggatgagacagagcagcagctggaaaccatgaagagccactgtcctgagccctttccttgatgactgcttatcctctcctgatgcagctttggccactttcattattttaacataggaAATCACAACAGGTATTAGCATGATCAAGAAGTAAAACTGACTTATAGCTGACCTGAGATGGTGTTGCcataagtaaatgaaaagaaactccACTGCACATAACTGAAATTGGTTGTAAAATtttagggatgcagatccaaagaTGGTGGAGAGAATAACAATgcagggcacagagctgagagcatgaatgaagaGGACAATGTTTACATtattacgtgtggagcagagctctccgtgacgcagcggcatacaaacagccacataacgctccagagtcattgctgtcagagtcactggtgtaaCTGTAGTATACACAAGTGTCAAAACACtgataatgacacacaaccaaacctgAATCACAACATTATAATTGGCCAGCAGAAGGAGGATATCAGAtaagaataataacaaactATCCGACAGTAAAGAAACGGCAAATAAGATGTAACGTGTGGTTGCATAGaaacactgtttttgaaaaaaggttgtgatgagcaacaagttgatgcagagaaaaatcaTTACCAAGACCTGAACAGTGAAAATCTGCTCGTCGCTCTGCTGAACAAGCTCAAAATCCACCAGTGAAGTGTTACCAgccataaatgtgttttctaagcaaagaaagatgagttttagccacaacaaaaagtcaaataaagagTCAATATCAAAAAGAGATTGCAATAAGACAATGGTGGATTAAATAGTGTTTTCATGAATCCCAATGTGACAGAAAGCAGTAATGACTGCTGAGCTCTGTGCAGCTCAGTGAGACAGCACCGTGCATGATGAGGACTTTAAAGATTAGACTAtccaaaaataacaccaaatgAAATCTCCCTCACCAATGTCGTCATTGACTCTTACAGCCGTccgtctctgattggctgtctgtgGTTGGACAGAAACACTGAGCACTGCAGAtaccaaagaaaataacaaagaaaacgGTCACTTAAATTTGACAGTTATTCTGAAGTTACCAAAGAATGTTGCCAAAGTTTTCATCTGAGGTTATTGGCCTCAGCATGCCTTAGGTTTAGTTTAAACACCTGCTGACAAGCTTCCTTTAATGATCTGTGTCTCTTTGAGTGGGATTGAATTTGTGTATTCACTAATTTAGActtggttagtgctgtcgccccacaataagaaggttgtgggttcagttcccggcctggggcctttctgtgtggagtttgcatgttctccccgtgtctgcgtgggtttcctcccactgtccaaagatatcatgtttcggttaactggtgactctgaatttgCCGTAGGTGTGAGTTTGAGCATgggtggttgttcatctctttttgtctttgtgtgttgggcctgtggactggcgacctgtccagggtgaccccgcccctggcacgatgtgagctgggattggctccagcagcccggaaacagaaaagcgatagaagatggatggatgggtggatggactAATTTAGACTTGGTTTGAAATacacttttttcacattttcttgtctttttaaaagGAGAGAGTTgtaaagaagacaaaatatgATTGTGTATGTTGTAAAGATATCAGAAGTTGATCCAGTctccatgtgtatgtgtctctgtgaggcAACATTGTATTTACTCATGAACTCAATTCAAAATCAGCCAAATATAGTTCAGCTgtcataaatatgaaacataaaatttaTCTTGGCttccatttacagttttgaaTTTCAGTTGGGTAAgatcacaacattttaacatgaacatttgGCAAAATATCTTTTAGTAATCTTCCAGCCCGTTACTGTCCAGCTTGCCCGTCATTGGTGTTGTATatgctgtatatgtgtgtgtgcctttaatAGAGAGTTGACGACAATGCCATAAAGCAGGTGTTCCAGGTGAGTCACACGTGGTGACCACACGGGCATTATTACCCAGCTCCAAGTTACACAGTAAAGTTCTAGTATTGGATAATAACCTTTGTGTGGACATTGAATCAGTTTACATGGTGTCAGATTCACTTGACAGACGCAGCGCTTCAGAAAGATGGCAAAGTTTAATCCTCCGGAAAGTTTTGCGTTTGATCGTCCAAATAAATTGGGAGACTGGAAGCTGCGTTTCCAACGCTTTTGTTTGGTGACAGAACTaagcagagaggatggagaagTTCAGGTCAGTTCCGTGATATATGCTACGGGCCCGaaggctgaaaacattttcaagtcaTTTGTGTTAGCTGGGGATGATCAAAAGATGTTTGTTAGGAAAAGACGAGTACTTTTTCCCCAAACGGAATGTAATCCACGAGCGCGCCTGTTTCCACCAGAGAGTACAGCGGCCCGGGGAGAAAGTTGAAATGTTTATCTGAGTTCTTTATGATTTATCAGAACACAGATGACTTTAATATGTCACcattttatttagagaaaacacaagaaacttgtgtgacaaaaaaaatggaccagacaaACTTTccccctgctctatgttccctacagataatatccaactaggccagtgagtggtgataactatcatgtctttggggtcatcaggtgggaacctcctttcatcgttgtttcgtctagttaggcccacaacacctccaggaggcttgaccgtgaacactggcgtcccagagtcacccccaaatgccagccatcaccactcctcacacaaagacaactatctccaacagcacgactatcaactactctaacctctcaccaactgcaccagtgaaagcggggtgggggtacagaccctggttcgggtaggggggagaaatagaagaggtggagagaaaagtacggatgggatacagaccctggttcgggtagagggtgcaggaggtggaggcaatacaagctacactagcagattcagcaactaaactcacctgaacagtcctatactcaaacaaaactaacacaccaacccaggccaactcacctggactaactgcacggtgtcaaagaggctcaaacaggccacaccctccacttaaatacacttcctcttcctggatttcttcctctgcttctccctagagtctgtctatctgaagAGCTCGgtctgctgggcccccagctactattacttcttctaacccaaatccactgactggatcttactgcctcatctgtcatttccttcactattttcctcaccctcagtccgcttcctcctaactccttcaacaaagcaacagcagatcttgctacaaaccctctacatcctacttccactggacaaatcctgaccttccatcctcgctgctcagcatcttcaatgcctgcagctaagctttttaaaaccaggttatgtcgccacgtatatcggccttgtgagagactaatcttacaaccggacaagatgtgttttagagctgcagcacctgaacacaacgaacataacgggtctccatttacccagagttttaggttctggggagttggcaatacgtcatatgttgcccctatcaaatATCTAACagtactttcctccatactccacagctctttccaactaagctttttcttctctacaccttcccagttcaaccactgtccctgcttatcctgagccactgccctcgcactccttaatatttcctcctgtctacgaacctgctctacaattagcttcctcttctctttgggatctgctctactccacaccggtttgcctgggccaagccccaagcctcccaggcctatctgtacattacccacaatctctgtatgcctaagagatgcttttgcttcc
It includes:
- the LOC115053103 gene encoding odorant receptor 131-2-like encodes the protein YVAVCMPLRHGELCSTRNNVNIVLFIHALSSVPCIVILSTIFGSASLKFYNQFQLCAVEFLFIYLWQHHLRSAISQFYFLIMLIPVVISYVKIMKVAKAASGEDKQSSRKGLRTVALHGFQLLLCLIQLWCSFIEAALLQIDVVVFYHVRYFNYILFYLVPKFLSPLIYGLRDEVFFHALKKYVSFGLYKGNNIG